A genomic stretch from Falco naumanni isolate bFalNau1 chromosome 6, bFalNau1.pat, whole genome shotgun sequence includes:
- the FABP7 gene encoding fatty acid-binding protein, brain, with product MRGGAAAPELSFSHSPAAAMVEAFCATWKLVDSHNFDEYMKALGVGFATRQVGNVTKPTVIISSEGDKVVIRTQSTFKNTEISFKLGEEFDETTPDDRNCKSVVTLDGDKLVHVQKWDGKETNFVREIKDGKMVMTLTFGDVVAVRHYEKA from the exons ATGCGGGGCGGCGCGGCAGCACCGGAGCTCTCGTTCTCGCACTCGCCGGCGGCCGCCATGGTCGAGGCTTTCTGCGCCACGTGGAAGCTGGTGGACAGCCACAACTTCGACGAGTACATGAAGGCGCTGG GAGTGGGGTTTGCAACGCGGCAGGTGGGGAATGTGACTAAACCCACTGTGATTATCAGCAGCGAGGGGGACAAAGTAGTGATCAGGACTCAGAGCACTttcaaaaacacagaaatcagcTTTAAGCTTGGAGAGGAATTTGATGAAACTACCCCCGATGACAGAAACTGCAAA TCAGTTGTGACCCTGGATGGAGACAAGCTAGTGCATGTACAGAAGTGGGACGGCAAAGAGACAAACTTTGTGAGAGAAATAAAGGATGGCAAAATGGTAATG ACTCTCACCTTTGGTGATGTGGTTGCTGTTCGCCACTATGAGAAAGCATAG